DNA from Fusobacterium sp. IOR10:
AATAATGATTGGCAAGAATAGCTATGAGGGTACACCTAGTAACATACCGAACCTAGAAGTTAAGCTCATAAACGCTGAAAGTACTTGGGGGGCAGCCCTCTGGGAGGATAAGTACTTGCCAATCTTTAATAATATAATGCTTCTTTAGCTCAGTTGGTAGAGCGCACGACTGTTAATCGTGTTGTCGTTGGTTCAAGTCCAACAAGAAGCGCCATATGAATTTAAAGCAATCAAAAGGTTGCTTTTTTTAATTACAAAAAGATACATAAAAAAAAGCTTGACAGATATAGAAATAAGAGGTATAATCTTTTAGTCTTAATTAAACTAGAATCATTAAAAGCTCTATTACCATACAATAAAGTATGGGAGGATTAAAAAATATCCGGTAAGTAAATGGAGGTGTATAAGTTGAGAGTAAATATTCAATTAGAATGTACAGAATGTAAAAGAAGAAATTACAGTACTTCAAAAAACAAAAAGAATACTACAGAAAGATTAGAATTAAATAAGTATTGTAAATGGTGTAACAAAGAAACATTACATAAAGAAACTAAGAAGTAAGATTTAGAAAAAGTTAATAGTTATCAACATGCAGGTCAATGGCTCAATTGGTAGAGCATCGGTCTCCAAAACCGAGGGTTGTGGGTTCGAGTCCCTCTTGACCTGCCATTTTTATTAAATTAAAAAGGTGGGAAAACTATGAAATTGTTAAAAGATGTAGAGATGGAATACTCAAAAGTAGAATGGCCGAAAAAAAAGGCAATAAAACACGCAACTGTGTGGGTTTTAGCTATGAGTGTTTTATTGAGCATATATTTGGGAGTTTTTGATATGGTTGCTTTAAGACTTTTAAAGATACTTGTATCTCTATTCGGAGGACAATAAAATGAAGACAGTTGTAGAAAAAAAGTGGTTTATGATACACACTTATTCAGGATATGAAAAAAAAGTAAAAACTGATTTAGAACAAAAAATAGAAGCGTTATCAATGAATGAAATTGTTACTGATATTTTAGTTCCAGAAGAACAATCAGTTGAACTTAGAAGAGGAAAAAAGAAAGTTATTAGTAGAAAATTATTTCCAGGATACGTGATGTTAAATATGTTTACTACTAGAGAAGAAAGTGAAGAAGGAATTAATTATAAAGTTGATTCAGACGCTTGGTATATAATTAGAAATACTAACGGTGTCACTGGATTTGTAGGTGTTGGTTCAGATCCTATACCTATGGAAGATTATGAAGTAGAAAATATATTTAGAGTTATTGGATATAGTTTGGAAAATAGTGAAAATGAAGATTCAGAATTAGTTGCTGTGGACTTTGGAATAGGAGATTATGTAACTCTTCTAGATGGAGGATTTGCAAATCAAAAAGGAAAAGTAGCAGAAATTAATCTAGAAAATAAAAAAGTTAAAGTAATGGTTGAGATGTTCGGAAGAATGACTCCAGTTGAAGTAAACATTACTGATGTAGAAAAAGAAGATTAGATTTGGTCTAGTCTAGTGGGAGAAAAATCATTAGTACCACAACATTTTGGAGGTGTAATAAAAAAATGGCAAAAGAAATCATTCAAATAATAAAGTTACAATTACCTGCAGGGAAAGCTAATCCTGCACCACCAGTTGGTCCAGCTTTAGGACAACACGGTGTAAATATAATGGAATTTTGTAAAGCATTTAATGCAAAAACTCAAGATAAATCTGGTTGGATAATTCCAGTAGAAATATCAGTTTATAATGATAGATCATTTACATTTATCATGAAAACTCCTCCTGCATCTGATTTATTGAAAAAAGCAGCAGGAATATCTAAAGCTGCTGGAAATTCATTAACAGAAACAGCAGGAACAATAACTAAAGAAAAATTAAAAGAAGTAGCAGAAACTAAAATGCCTGACTTAAACGCTGGGTCAATAGAAGCTGCAATGAAGATAATAGCAGGATCAGCAAGATCTATGGGAATAAAAATAGAAGATTAGTCTTAATCTTTTGAGATATTAAGTGGTAGGATAAAATCCATTGACCACAGAAGGAGGAAAATTAAAAGATGGCAAAACATAGAGGAAAAAAATATATAGAAGCTGCGAAACTAGTAGATAGTACAAAATTATATGATGTAAAAGAAGCATTAGAAACTGTAGTAAAAACAAAAACAGCAAACTTTTTAGAAACTGTAGAAGTTGCATTAAGATTAGGGGTAGATCCTAGACATGCAAATCAACAAATAAGAGGAACTGTTGTTTTACCTCATGGAACTGGTAAAGATGTTAAAATACTAGCAATTACTCAAGGGGAAAATATTGAAAAAGCACTAAACGCTGGTGCAAATTATGCAGGAGCTGAAGAATATATAGAAAAAATCCAACAAGGTTGGTTAGATTTTGATATAGTAATAGCAACTCCAGACATGATGCCTAAATTAGGAAGATTAGGAAGAATTCTAGGAACTAAAGGATTAATGCCTAACCCTAAATCAGGAACAGTAACTCCTAATATAGAAGGAGCAGTTTCAGAATTTAAAAAAGGTAAATTAGCTTTCAGAGTAGATAAATTAGGATCTATTCATGTTCCTATTGGAAAAGTAAACTTTGAAGATGAAAAAATATATGAAAATTTTAAAACTTTCATGGCTGAAATAATCAGATTAAAACCTTCAGATGCTAAAGGTCAATATTTAAAAACAGTAGCAATTTCATTAACTATGGGACCTGGTCTTAAATTAGATCCAGCTTTAGTAGTAAAAGAAATAGGATAAAATCAAAAAACTCTTGAAAAAAAATCTTTGATAGAGTATAATGTTTTGTTGGATAAAAATTTAATATAAATCCAAACTAAAGACAGTGGGTGAAAAGATAGTAAATCCCACCGAGGTTGGAATCAGGTATTCATAGACCTCATTGCAAGATTACAACCTTCGTTCCACTTTAAAATGGCACGAAGGTATTTTTTTTAAAAAAAGAGGAGGTGAAATGAAGTGGCAAATCAAGCAAAAAAAGAAGCAGTAGCATTACTTGTTGAAAAAATAAAAAGAGCACAATCTATAGTTCTTGTTGACTATGAGGGAATAAAAGTTAAAGAAGAAACTCAACTTAGAAAATCTTTAAGAGAATCAGGTGGAGAATATTTAGTAGCTAAAAATAGATTATTTAAAATAGCTCTTAAAGAAGCAGGAGTTGAAGATTCTTTTGATGATGTTTTAGAAGGAACTACTTCATTTGCATTTGGATATGATGACGTTGTAGCTCCGGCTAAAGTTATGCATGAAGTATCTAAAGCAAATGTAAAATCAAAAATATTTAACATCAAAGGTGGATATTTAACTGGGAAAAGAGTTTCTGTAGAAGAAGTTTTGGAACTAGCAACTTTACCATCAAGAGATCAATTATTATCTATGATATTAAATGGAATGTTAGGACCAGTAAGAAAACTTGCTTATGGTGTAGTAGCAATTGCAGATAAAAAAGAAGAATCTGCAGAATAAAAATTAAAATTAATAAAAAATTAGGAGGAAAAATAAAATGGCATTCAATAAAGAACAATTTATAGCTGACTTAGAAGCTATGTCAGTACTAGAATTAAGAGAATTAGTAACTACTCTAGAAGAACACTTTGGAGTAACAGCAGCGGCTCCAGTAGCAGTAGCAGCAGTAGGTGGAGCAGCAGCAGCAGAAGAAAAAACTGAATTTAACGTAGAGTTAGTTTCAGCAGGAGCTAAAAAAATAGCAGTTATCAAAGAAGTTAGAGCAATAACTGGTTTAGGTTTAAAAGATGCAAAAGCATTAGCAGATAACGGTGGAATGATTAAAGAAGCTGTGTCTAAAGAAGAAGCAGAAGAATTAAAAACAAAATTAGAAGCTGCTGGAGCAACAGTAGAAGTTAAATAGTTTAATTTAATACATAAATTTTGTATAAAAAAAAAGAAATAGGCACTCAGAAAGAGTGCCTATTTTAATCATCTTTACAATAAAGTTGTGTTTAATTTTTTAGTAGTTGATACTTAATCCTTTAAAATTAATAATTATTTATTAATTTCAAAAGGTTAGGTATTGACATTAAAAGTTGAAGGAGTGTGAGTAAATGGGGAAACTCGTTGAAAGATTTAATTATGGAAAAATACAAGAAAGAGGTGTGATGCCTCACTTCCTTGAATTCCAATTGAATTCTTATGAAGATTTTATTCAATCAAAAAACAATCCATTATCAAGAGAAGATAAGGGTTTAGAGTCTGCTTTTAGAGAGGTGTTTCCAATAGAGTCTTCTAATGGAGATATTCAATTAGATTATATCTCATATGAATTACATGATGCTGAGCCGCCTTTAAATAATGAATTAGAATGTAAAAAAAGAGGTAAAACATATTCAGCTTCATTAAAAGTAAGATTAAGATTAACAAATAAAAAAAGTGGAAATGAGATACAAGAAAGTTTGGTCTATTTCGGAGAAGTTCCTTTAATGACAAAAAGAGGAACATTTATAATAAACGGAGCTGAAAGAGTAGTTGTATCACAGTTACATAGATCTCCAGGAGTTTCATTTGATAAGGATACAAACTTACAAATAGGAAAAGATTTATTTGTAGGGAAAATTATACCTTATAAAGGAACTTGGTTAGAATTTGAAACTGATAAAAATGATTTTTTAAATGTTAAGATTGATAGAAAGAAAAAAGTATTAGCTACAGTGTTTTTAAAAGCTATTGATTTCTTTAATACAAACGAAGAAATTATGGAAAAGTTTTTAGAAACTAAAGAATTAGATTTAACAACTTATTATGAAGAATATAAAGATAAACAAGAATTAGTAGATGCTTTAAAATTAGAAATTGAAGGAAGTTTCTTAAAAGAAGATATTTTAAATGAAGAAGATGGAGAATTCATTGGAGAAGCTCAATCTATTGTAGATGAAGAACTTATAATGAATTTAATAGAAAACAAAGTTTTAAGTATTACAATCTATAAAGTAACTCCAAGAGAAAAAGTTTTAGCAAATAGTTTATTAAATGATGCTACAACATCTAAAGAAGAAGCAGTAACAGAAGTGTTTAAGAAATTAAGACCAGGTGATTTAGTAACTGTAGATTCTGCTAAATCATTAATAAGACAAATGTTCTTCAATCCACAAAGATATGACTTAGAACCTGTTGGAAGATATAAATTAAACAAGAGATTAGGTTTAAAAGTAGATGAAGAAGAAGTATTGTTAACAAAAGAAGATATTACTAGAACTGTTGAAATTATAATGGACTTATTCAATGGAGAAGGGCATACAGATGATATTGATAATTTATGTAATAGAAGAATAAGAGGTGTTGGAGAACTTCTATTAATGCAAATTAGAACAGGATTAACAAAAATGTCTAAAATGGTTAAAGAAAAAATGACAATACAAGACGCTGAGACTTTATCATCTCAATCTTTATTGAATACAAGACCTTTAAATGCATTAATTTTAGACTTCTTTGGATCAGGTCAACTATCTCAATTTATGGATCAGTCTAATCCATTGGCAGAATTAACTCACAAAAGAAGAATATCAGCATTGGGACCTGGAGGTCTTTCGAGAGAAAGAGCAGGGTTTGAAGTAAGAGACGTACATGATTCACATTATGGTAGAGTTTGTCCAATAGAAACTCCAGAAGGACCAAACATTGGATTAATCGGTTCTCTTGCTATATATGCAAAAGTAAATAGTTACGGATTTATAGAAACTCCATTTGTAAAAATAGAAAATGGTGTTGCTCAATTTGATAAAGTAGTTTATTTAGCAGCAGATGAAGAAGATGGTCTATTTATTGCACAAGCAGATACAAAAATATCTGAAGATGGTGTTTTAGAAGGAGAAGTTACTTGTAGATTTGGACATGAAATAGTTCAAGTTCCAGGTCAAAAAGCAGATTACTTGGATGTTTCTCCTAAACAAGTTGTATCAGTTTCAGCAGGATTAATACCTTTCTTAGAACATGATGATGCCAATCGTGCGTTAATGGGATCAAACATGCAAAGACAAGCAGTTCCATTACTTAGAACAGAAGCTCCATATGTAGGAACAGGGTTGGAAAGAAAAGTAGCAGTGGATTCAGGAGCAGTAGTAACAAGTGATGTTGAAGGAACTGTTTCTTATGTAGATGCAAACTTAATAAAGATCATGTCAGTAGATGGCATAGAATATTCATATAAATTATTAAACCATGAAAGATCAAACCAAGCAATGTGTTTACATCAAAAACCTATTGTTGATTTAGGTGAAAAAGTGGTAACTGGAACAGTAATTGCTGATGGACCAGCAACTAAAGGCGGAGATTTAGCGTTAGGTAGAAATATTCTAATGGCATTTATGCCTTGGGAAGGTTATAACTACGAAGATGCGATTTTAATTTCAGAAAGATTAAGAAAAGATGATGTGTTTACATCAATCCATATAGAAGAATATGAAATAGAAGCAAGAAATACAAAATTAGGTGACGAAGAAATAACAAGAGAAATTCCAAATGTTTCAGAAGAAGCTTTAAGAAACTTAGATGCAAATGGAGTAATTGTTGTTGGAGCGGAAGTTAAAGCTGGGGATATATTAGTTGGAAAAACAGCTCCTAAGGGAGAAACTGAACCACCAGCAGAAGAAAAGTTATTAAGAGCTATTTTTGGAGAAAAAGCTAGAGATGTTAGAGATACTTCTCTAAAAATGCCACATGGATCAAAAGGAACAGTTGTTGAAGTTTTAGAATTATCTAGAGCAAATGGAGATGATTTAAAAGCTGGTGTAAATAAAGTTATAAGAGTTTTTGTAGCTGAAAAAAGAAAAATAACTGTTGGAGATAAAATGTCTGGTCGTCATGGGAATAAAGGGGTTGTATCTAGAGTTTTACCAGCAGAAGATATGCCATTTTTAGCAGACGGTACTCATTTAGATGTAGTGTTAAATCCATTAGGGGTTCCATCTCGTATGAATATTGGACAAGTACTAGAAGTACATTTGGGACTAGCATTACAAAAAATTCCAGAAAAAGATAAAAGATATGTAGCGACACCAGTTTTTGATGGTGCTACAGAAATGGAAATAAAAGATCGTTTAGAAAGTTCAGGATATTCTAGAAGTGGTAAAGTAACACTTTATGATGGAAGGAATGGAGAAGCATTTGACAACAAAGTAACAGTTGGAATAATGTATATGTTAAAATTGCATCATTTAGTAGAAGATAAAATGCATGCAAGAGCAATAGGACCATACTCTTTAGTTACTCAACAACCACTTGGAGGAAAAGCTCAATTTGGTGGTCAAAGACTAGGAGAAATGGAAGTATGGGCTTTAGAAGCCTATGGAGCTTCTAATATATTACAAGAAATGCTTACAGTTAAATCAGACGATATTAATGGAAGAACAAAAACTTATGAAGCTATAGTAAAAGGTGAAGATATGCCTGAGGCAGGTTTACCAGAATCATTTAAAGTTTTGTTAAAAGAATTTAGAGCTATAGCACTTGATATAGAGTTATTTGATAAAGAAGGAAATATTATAAATGTTGACGAAGATCATAATAAAGAAGAAACAATAACAGAGTTTTCTTTAGGTTCTATGGAAGAAAAAGAACAGTCGTCAGAAAAATAAGATAATTTATCAATTATAATTTAGATAATAATATAAAGTGTAAGAACTTTATCTCGATTAAGGAGGCATTATATTTAATATGGGAATAAAAAGTTTTGAAAAAATAAGAATAAAACTTGCTTCGCCTGAAAAGATTTATGAATGGTCTCATGGGGAAATAATGAAACCAGAGACAATAAATTATAGAACACTGAATCCAGAGATGGATGGTTTATTTTGTGAGAGAATATTTGGACCAAGTAAAGATTGGGAATGTGCTTGCGGAAAATATAAAAGAATGAGATATAAAGGTCTTGTTTGTGAAAAGTGTGGTGTAGAAGTAACTAAATCAAAAGTTAGAAGAGAAAGAATGGGGCATATAGCATTAGCTGCCCCAGTATCTCATATTTGGTATTCAAAAGGAACTCCTAATAAAATGGCATTAGTATTGGGAATTTCACCTAAAGAATTGGAATCAGTTCTTTATTTTGCTAGATATGTTGTTATAAAAAGTTCTGAAGAATCTTTACCTGTAGGGAAGATTTTAAATGAAAAAGAATACAAATTATTTAAACAAATGTACAAAAATGCCTTTGAAGCTAAAATGGGTGCAGAAGCTATTTTAAGATTACTAGAGGACTTAGACTTAGTTGCTATTAAAGAAAGTTTAGAAAAAGATTTAGACGAAGTAACTTCTAGTCAAAAAAGAAAAAAAGTAGCAAAGAGATTAAAAATTGTTAGAGATTTTTTAGAATCAGGGAATCAACCTGCTTGGATGATATTAAAAAATGTACCAGTTATACCTGCTGACTTAAGACCTATGGTTCAGTTAGATGGTGGAAGATTTGCAACTTCAGATCTTAATGATTTATATAGAAGAGTTATAAATAGAAATAATAGACTTAAAAAATTATTAGAAATTAAAGCTCCAGAGATAGTTGTAAAAAATGAAAAAAGAATGCTTCAAGAAGCAGTGGATGCTCTAATTGATAATGGTAGAAGAGGAAAACCTGTTGTTGCTCAAAATAACAGAGAATTAAAATCATTGTCAGATATGCTTAAAGGGAAACAAGGAAGATTTAGACAAAATTTACTAGGGAAAAGGGTTGATTATTCTGCAAGATCAGTAATCGTTGTAGGACCATCTTTAAAAATGGATCAATGTGGAATTCCTAAAAAAATGGCGTTAGAATTATATAAGCCTTTTATTATGAGAGAGTTAGTTAAAAGAGAACTAGCGACTAACATAAAAACAGCTAAGAAATTAGTTGAAGAAGCAGATGATAAAGTTTGGGACGTTATTGAAGATGTAATAAAAGGACATCCAGTTTTATTAAATAGAGCCCCAACTTTACATAGATTATCAATTCAAGCTTTCGAACCAGTGTTAATAGAAGGAAAAGCTATAAGATTACATCCATTAGTATGTTCAGCCTTTAATGCAGATTTCGATGGAGACCAAATGGCAGTACATTTAGTGCTATCTCCAGAAGCTATAATGGAAGCTAAACTATTAATGTTAGCTCCAAATAATATAATTGCTCCTTCAAATGGTCAACCAATAGCAGTTCCAGGTCAAGATATGGTTATGGGATGTTATTACATGACTAAAGATAGACCAGGATGTAAAGGGGAAGGAAAACAATTTTCAAATAAAGCTCAAGTATTGACAGCTTATGAAAATGGTGTAATAGAAACACATTCAATTATAAAAGTTAGAATAAATGGAGAGTTAGTAACAACAACTCCAGGAAGAGTTCTGTTTGGAGAAATATTACCAGAAGAAATAAGAGATTATACTTTAACTTATGGAAAAGGACCTTTAAAAAAATTAATTGCAGACTTATATGATGGATTTGGATTTACAGTAACAGCTGAAATAATAAATAAAGTTAAAAACTTTGGATATCATTATTCTACATTTGCTGGTGTTTCTGTAGGAATAGAAGATTTAGAAATTCCTGAATCAAAAAAAGCAATTTTAGAAGAAGCAGATAAAGAAGTTACAAGTATAGAAGAAGAATACAAAGCTGGAAAAATCATAAACGAAGAAAGATATAGAAAAACAATATCTGTATGGGCAAAAGCTACTCAAGATGTTACAGATGCAATGATGAATGGTCTAGATGAATTCAACCCAGTTTATATGATGGCAACTTCAGGAGCCAGAGGATCTGTTCAACAAATGAGACAACTAGCAGCAATGAGAGGAAACATGGCCGATACAAGAGGAAGAATAATAGAAGTACCTATTAAAGCTAACTTCCGTGAAGGGTTAACTGTATTAGAATTTTTCATGTCATCTCATGGAGCTAGAAAAGGATTAGCTGATACAGCTTTAAGAACAGCCGATTCAGGATACTTAACAAGAAGATTAGTTGATATTTCTCATGAAGTAATAGTAAACGCAGAAGATTGTGGAACTCATGAAGGAATTGAAGTTTCAGACTTGATTTCTGAAGGAAAAGTTATAGAAACATTAGCAGAAAGAATAAATGGAAGAGTTTTAGCAGAAGATTTAATTGTTGATAAAGAAGTAATAGCCACAAGAAACACTTTAATAAATAAAGAATTAATTGCTAAGATTCAAGAGTTAGAAATAAAAAAAATAAAAATAAGATCACCACTAACTTGCTCATTGGAAAAGGGTGTTTGTAAAAAATGTTATGGTATGGATTTATCAAATCATCAAGAGGTCCTAGAAGGGGAAGCAGTTGGAGTTATTGCTGCTCAGTCAATAGGAGAACCTGGAACACAACTTACAATGAGAACTTTCCATACAGGTGGGGTAGCTATGGCAACTGCTTCAGCAACAACTAAAAGAGCTGATAACAGTGGTATTGCTAAATTCAAAGATATGAAGGTATTGATTAATGAAACTGGAGAAGAAATTGTTGTAAGTCAATCAGCAAAAGTTTCTATAGAAAATAATGATCATGAAATTCCTTCTGGTTCTGTATTGAAAGTAAAAGATGGAAGCAAAATAAATAAGGGAGATGTATTGGCAAACGTCAATCCATATCATATTCCTATTATTTGTGACCAAGATGGTGTAGTTGCTTTTAAAGAGATTACTATAAAAGAAAACTATGATGAAAAATATGGAGTTACAGAATACTTAGCAGTAAAACCTGTAGAGTCAGGAGATAGTAACCCAAGATTAGTAATATTAGATGAAAACAAAGAAGTAAAAGCAAGTTGTCCAATTCCATTTGGGGCTTATATGATGGTTCACGAAGGGGAAAAAGTAACAACAGGACAAGTTATTGCTAAGCTTATAAAAGAAGGGGAAGGAACTAAAGATATCACTGGTGGTCTTCCAAGAGTACAAGAATTATTTGAAGCAAGAAATCCTAAGGGAAAAGCACTGTTAACAGAAATAGATGGTAAAGTAGAAATAACTAATAAAAAGAAAAAAGGAATGAGAATTTTAATAGTTAGAGATGTTAATGATGTAGAAACATTTAAAGAATACTTAGTTTCTGTAGGGGATCACTTAGTTGTAACAGATGGTATGCTAGTAAAATCTGGAGATAAAATAACAGATGGTGCTATTTCTCCTTATGATGTATTGAACATAAAGGGTCTTGTAGCAGCAGAACAATTTATACTAGAATCAGTTCAACAAGTATATAGAGATCAAGGTGTTACAGTAAATGATAAACATATAGAAATTATAGTAAAACAAATGTTTAAAAAAGTAAAAATTATTAATTCTGGATCTTCATTATTATTAGAAGATGAAGTAGTTGAAAAGAGAATAGTAGACTTAGAAAATGAAGAATTAAAAGCAAAAAATAAAAAATTAATTCAGTATGAACCAGTTATACAAGGTATAACTAAAGCTGCAGTTAATACAGAAAGTTTCATTTCAGCAGCATCATTCCAAGAGACAACGAAAGTTCTTTCTAATGCCGCTATAGAAGGAAAAGAAGATTATCTTGAAGGATTAAAAGAAAATGTAATTATTGGGAAAAAGATTCCAGCAGGAACTGGTTATATAAAATATAAACATATAATCCCAAAAGAAGTTAAAGAAGAACAATAAAAAAATAGGCGACTCTTGTCGCCTATTTTGATATAATCTTAAAAATAAAGAGGTTACTATATGAGAAGTATGACAGGTTATTCTAAAATTTCATATCAAAATTATAACTTTAATATTGGTATGGAAATAAAAAGTGTTAATAACAAAAATTTGAATTTGAAAATTAAAATTCCAAATACTTTAAATTTTTTAGAAAATAAAATAAGAGCAACAGTAGCTTCAAGAATATCAAGAGGAAGCGTAGATTTAAGAATAACTTTTGAGGATAGAAGAGATTTTGAAAACTTGTATGAATATGATCAGAAAATGTGTGAAGCATATTTAAATATTTTAAATAAAATGGAACAAGATTTGAATGAAAAATTTTCTAACAAAATAGACTATTTAGTTAATAACTTTAATGTTATTAAAAAGAAAGAACAAAACTCAAATGATTATGAAGAAATAATCGAAACTCAGCTGCAAAATCTTTTGAATTCTTTTATTTCATTTAAAGAGGATGAAGGAAATAGATTAAGAGAATATTTTAAAGAAAGAATTATTTTTATTGAAAAAAGACTAGAAAAAATAAAATTACATAAAGAAGAGATTGTTGAGATATATAAAGAGAAACTTTTAAAAAGACTAGATAGAATAAAGGGAGAAATTGAATTTTCAGAGGAAGACATATTAAAAGAAATTTTATTGTTTACAGACAAAAGTGATATCTCAGAAGAGGTTTCTAGATTAGACAGTCATTTGAAACAACTTCATATTGAACTTGATTCTGACAGTGAAGTAATTGGGAAAAAAATCGATTTTATACTTCAGGAAATGTTTAGAGAACTTAATACAACAGGAGTGAAGTCAAACTCATACGAAATATCAAAGCTTGTGGTAGAATGCAAATCAGAAATAGAAAAAATAAGAGAACAAGCTATGAATATAGAGTAATTAAATTATTAAGGAGACATTAAAATGAAAAAGGGAAATTTGTTTATAGTTTCTGGGCCGAGTGGTGCTGGGAAATCTACAATATGTAGACTCGTTAGAAAAATGTTAAATATAAATTTAGCAACATCAGCAACAACAAGAAAGCCAAGAAAAGGTGAGATTAACGGGGCTGATTATTACTTTTTATCAGTAAAAGAATTTGAAGAGAAATTAAAAAATGGAGATTTTTTAGAATATGCAAAAGTTCATGAAAATTATTATGGAACTTTAAAATCTGAAGTAGAAAATAGATTGTTAAATGGAGAAAATGTTATACTAGAAATAGATGTACAAGGTGGTTTACAAGTTAAAGAAGTTTACAAAGATTCAAATATGATATTCTTTAAAACACCGACTTTAGAAGATTTAGAAAAAAGATTAAGGGGTAGAAAAACAGATGATGAGGAAACTATCCAATTGAGATTGAAAAATTCTTTAAAGGAATTAGAATTTGAAAGCAAATATGATATTTCTATAGTGAATTATACAGTTGAAAAATCTTGTGAAGAATTGATTAATATAATAAAGAGTAAAAATTAGGAGGAAAAATGAAAACAGAAGTAGTTTATGATCAACTTTTAAACAAAATTGAAAACAAGTATGTTTTAACAATAGTTGCAGGAAAAAGAATGAGAGATTTAAATAAGGGAAATCCAGCATTAGTAAAAACTAGTAAAAAAGCTAATTTAATGACAAAAGTATTTAAAGAAATTTTAGAAGATAGAATAACTTTTGGTTATGAAGAAAATCCAACAGAAGATTAGAAAAGGAATAGTTTTTTTATTACTAGTAATTTTATCTGGATGTGGAAATTCAGTAAAAAAAATAAGTGAAGAAAAGTTTTTATTTGGAACATATATTAACATTATAATCTATTCTAATAATGAAACTAAAGCTAAGAAATCAATAGAATTAGCCTTTGAAAAAATAAAAGAAATAGATGAAAAATATAATAGTAAAAATAGTAAGTCAGTAATATATAAAATAAATAATGAAAAAAATAAAGAAATAGAGATAGATTCAGAATTGAAAAATATTTTAAA
Protein-coding regions in this window:
- the rpmG gene encoding 50S ribosomal protein L33 is translated as MEVYKLRVNIQLECTECKRRNYSTSKNKKNTTERLELNKYCKWCNKETLHKETKK
- the secE gene encoding preprotein translocase subunit SecE encodes the protein MKLLKDVEMEYSKVEWPKKKAIKHATVWVLAMSVLLSIYLGVFDMVALRLLKILVSLFGGQ
- the nusG gene encoding transcription termination/antitermination protein NusG; translation: MKTVVEKKWFMIHTYSGYEKKVKTDLEQKIEALSMNEIVTDILVPEEQSVELRRGKKKVISRKLFPGYVMLNMFTTREESEEGINYKVDSDAWYIIRNTNGVTGFVGVGSDPIPMEDYEVENIFRVIGYSLENSENEDSELVAVDFGIGDYVTLLDGGFANQKGKVAEINLENKKVKVMVEMFGRMTPVEVNITDVEKED
- the rplK gene encoding 50S ribosomal protein L11; this translates as MAKEIIQIIKLQLPAGKANPAPPVGPALGQHGVNIMEFCKAFNAKTQDKSGWIIPVEISVYNDRSFTFIMKTPPASDLLKKAAGISKAAGNSLTETAGTITKEKLKEVAETKMPDLNAGSIEAAMKIIAGSARSMGIKIED
- the rplA gene encoding 50S ribosomal protein L1, with the protein product MAKHRGKKYIEAAKLVDSTKLYDVKEALETVVKTKTANFLETVEVALRLGVDPRHANQQIRGTVVLPHGTGKDVKILAITQGENIEKALNAGANYAGAEEYIEKIQQGWLDFDIVIATPDMMPKLGRLGRILGTKGLMPNPKSGTVTPNIEGAVSEFKKGKLAFRVDKLGSIHVPIGKVNFEDEKIYENFKTFMAEIIRLKPSDAKGQYLKTVAISLTMGPGLKLDPALVVKEIG
- the rplJ gene encoding 50S ribosomal protein L10; protein product: MANQAKKEAVALLVEKIKRAQSIVLVDYEGIKVKEETQLRKSLRESGGEYLVAKNRLFKIALKEAGVEDSFDDVLEGTTSFAFGYDDVVAPAKVMHEVSKANVKSKIFNIKGGYLTGKRVSVEEVLELATLPSRDQLLSMILNGMLGPVRKLAYGVVAIADKKEESAE
- the rplL gene encoding 50S ribosomal protein L7/L12, whose translation is MAFNKEQFIADLEAMSVLELRELVTTLEEHFGVTAAAPVAVAAVGGAAAAEEKTEFNVELVSAGAKKIAVIKEVRAITGLGLKDAKALADNGGMIKEAVSKEEAEELKTKLEAAGATVEVK